Part of the Blastocatellia bacterium genome, GAGCCAACGGCCATCGCGACTGAAGGCGAAACGTTCGACTCCATCTTTATGGTCAGTCACGCGGCGCGCTTCCCCTCCATCCGGACGCATGAAGTAGATCTGCGGACTCCCTTCGCGATCCGAGAGGAAGGCGAAGAACGTCCCATCGCGCGACCACGCCGGGCTATGCTCTTCCTTATTCGGCGTGAACGTCATCTGGCGCGAGGGACCGCCAGAGGTCGAGACGAGGAAAAGATCGCGAAAGCGCTTCCCCTCCTTCCAATTGAGCGTCGTCAGGGTGTAGAGCAGCAATTTTCCATCTGGGGAGAGCGCCGGATCGCCGACCGTCCGTAGCTCCAAGACGTCCATGAACGTCATCCCTCGCTGCGGACGTTGCGCCGCAACGAAGCGCTCCGTCCCCACTAATGAGACCGACCAGATAAAGATCCACGTGAGCATTCGAAGACATCGTCTCATACCGCTTCCCTCCTTTCGGAATCAGCTTCCTTTGCCCTTCGCGAAACGATAGAGCATTGGAATGCCTCTTGACAAGACCAATTTGAGCCCGAATAATACGGGCGCTACGCTGGGCGAAGATCTCAAAACCAAGTGCGCAGGAGGAGATGGTGAGCGACCATCTCAACGAGGGAAGAGTAACGAAGCCGCCAGAGGGTGAAGCCCAGGCGCAGGTCGAACCCGTCAGGGCATGGGGAGTCTGGGAGCGCGTCATTGGGATGTTCGTGCGGCCTCGAGCGACCTTTCAGACGCTTAAGGCCCATCCGACATGGCTCGTTGCGCTTTTCCTCTTGGCCGGGTCCACGATGGTGCTCCAGCTGGTCTACATCACGCGCGTTCCATACGCGATGCGGTGGGAAGCTAACTTGGAGAAGACCATCAAGATCAACAGGAAATTAGGCATGGACCCGCAAGAGGAGCAATACCTTCGCCAGGAATATGCCCGGCAAGCCCAGCGCGGAGAGACGTCACTGCAGAAGCTGTGGCAGGGAGTGGTCATTCCTTTAATCAACTGGTTGATGATAGTTGTTGTCGGCGCTGCGTTATACCAAGTCGGTGCGCTGTTGGCTAGAGACCGCTTATTGTTCAAGCGCGCTTTAGCCGTGCGGGCATATGCCGAGATGCCGCCGACGATCGTGCTATCCCTGTTTCTCATCATCCAGATGGTCTTGAGCGCGCCTGAAGAGGTTGTGGACTATAAGGGCCTCGTGCGTGGCAACTTAGGCATCCTGATCGAAAATCCAGACGCTCATGTTGTGCTGACCACGATCGCGAACCATCTCGATCTCTTCCAATTCTGGTCCGTGGGGCTGGCGGCTCTTGGGCTTTCGGTCATGTTGGAGAAGGCGAAGCGGTGGGTAGCTGTAGGTATTGCGGGGGGCGTTTGGCTGCTGGGAGTGCTGGTGAAGATCGCCATCAATAGCGCAGCAGGCGTTGTGATCGTCTAAGAGTGAGGGGCGTCACGGGTGCTGGCGCACTTTGTAGACGCTCACCTGGGGATCGTCGTAGACGCGCTCGAAGACGTCCTGACGGCGTTGCAGAGTCGCAAGCAGACGGGGCGTCTCCCGCTTCACCACCAGCACATACGCGGCCCGGAAGTCCCGCACGATCGCCTCTACCACCGAGCGATCTTGTTCCTCCAGAGACATCGGAGGACAATGCTCCATCCGGCATGTCC contains:
- a CDS encoding YIP1 family protein produces the protein MSDHLNEGRVTKPPEGEAQAQVEPVRAWGVWERVIGMFVRPRATFQTLKAHPTWLVALFLLAGSTMVLQLVYITRVPYAMRWEANLEKTIKINRKLGMDPQEEQYLRQEYARQAQRGETSLQKLWQGVVIPLINWLMIVVVGAALYQVGALLARDRLLFKRALAVRAYAEMPPTIVLSLFLIIQMVLSAPEEVVDYKGLVRGNLGILIENPDAHVVLTTIANHLDLFQFWSVGLAALGLSVMLEKAKRWVAVGIAGGVWLLGVLVKIAINSAAGVVIV